The DNA region AAAAGGTGCTATAGAAAATAAAGAAAATATAGAAGATATGTTTAATTATTTTGACATAAAAAAAGGAGATGCTTTTTATATACCAAACGGCTGCATACATGCTATAATGGGTAATAGTTTAATAGCAGAAATACAAACTCCAAGTGATGTTACATATAGGCTTTATGATTGGAATAGGGTAGATAAAAATGGCAATTCAAGAGAACTTCATATAGAAGACTCTTTTAATGTTATCAAAGATATAGATGCTTTTCAGTTAAAATCAAAAAAAGAAAATTTACTTAAAAAAGATAATATAGAAATTAATAATATATTTTCAAATGAATATTTCAAAACAGATGAATATATCATTAAAGATAAATATACTTCTAAAACTAATAATAAAACATTTGAAATAATGTTGGTAATGGAAGGGAATGGAACAATAGAAAGTGATGAAAATATTGTTGAGTTAAAGGCTGGAAAGACAATTCTTTTGCCTGCGTATCTTGGAGAGTATAATATATATACTGAAAAAGGTATAAAATTATTAAGAGTTACTGTTTGAGGAAATTTTTGTTATATGAATATAATAGAATTGAAAGATGTACATAAGAGTTTTGGCAGTCAAAAGGTTTTAAATGGAGTTAATCTTGTAGTAAATAAAGGTGAAACATTATCTGTTATAGGTAATTCAGGCTGCGGTAAAAGTGTTCTTATAAAGCATTTAATAGGATTATTACAGCCGGATTCTGGAAGCATTATAATAGACGGAAATGATATAAATCAAATATCAGATAATGAGCTTACTGAGGTAAGAAAAAAGTTCGCTATGGTTTTTCAGGGGGCTGCTTTATTTGACTCTTTAAATGTTTATGAGAATGTAAGTTTTGGTCTTAGAAGAATAAAAAAAGATATGCCTGAAAGTAGAATAAAGATAAAAGTAGCTGAAGTATTAGATATGGTAGGTATGCCGAATATAGAAAATAAAATGCCTTCAGAATTATCAGGAGGAATGAAAAAACGTGTTGGGCTAGCACGTGCTATTGCGATGGACCCTGAAATATTGTTATACGATGAGCCTACTACTGGATTAGACCCTGTTATGTCTAGGGTAATAGATGATTTAATAGTAAAAATGCAAAATATACTTAATGTTACAAGCATAGTTATTACGCATGATATGACTAGTGTATTTAGAATGGCTGATAGAGTTGTTATGCTGCATAAGGGGCAGATTATAGAAGGCGGTGACCCTGATCATTTAAAAGAAATAGAAAACCCTCATTTAAAATTCTTTTTTATGAGCAGTATAGCAAAAAAAGGTGAAGATATAGAAAGTATTAGACCAAAAGATTAATTTATAAGGAAGATTTATGAAAAACAAGGTAAAATTAGGAATATTTTTTATAGTTACTTTAGTGTTGCTAATCGGAGCTATAACTGTATTCGGTAAGTTTAAATTAAAAGGTAACGGTTATAGAATATATGTAGACTATGTATTCATTGGCGACTTGCTTGTAAATGGTAAAGTATCATATAGAGGCGGCGGAATTAATATTGGTTTCATAGAAGATATTAGTATTAATCCGGATGGAACTATAAGGGTAACTTTGTTTATTACAGATAGAAAAGTAATATTGCCAGAAGGTACAAGATTTACTATACAAACAGTAGGATTAGGTCTTGGTGAAAAGTATATTATGGCAACGCCTCCAACAATTACAACTTCTGGACTTAAATCTATAGAACCAGGATCTATAGTACAAGGTGTGGAGCCTTTTAGTTTAGAAAGTACATTAGGTTCTATAGGAGATATTGGTAAAGATTTAAACTTTGAACAGTTTTCTGGAATATTAACTAATTTGTCTAAAACTATTATGAGTATAACTGAAATTATAGGTACTAATGAAAAAACTATTACAGATGTAATTTCAAATTTTAATGAGAGTTTAATACATATTAATTCTATAACAAAAGATTTATCTAGCATAATTAATGATGTAGAAAATGGTAAAGGTACAGCAGGAATTATTATGAAAGATACAAATATGCAGACAAATGTAGCTGTTATTATTGATAATATGAGAATATTTAGTGAAAAATTAAGAGACAATCCTTCTGCATTATTATTTAGAGAGACTAGGACTAATAGATAATATAATTTTTTAAGGAGTATCTAATTATGCCTATATTTAAAAAATTAAGTGATGAAAAAAAAGAAGAGATAAAAGCAAAGAAAGAAATAGAAGCAAAAATAAATAAAATACCAAAGTCTATTTTAAATAGATGTATAAAAGATGCTGAATATATTGCAATTAAAGCGGGAAAATATTCTCTTAAGTTTTTTTCTTCTCCAAAGATGATATCTCATAAGGGTAAAACAGATTTATTTACAGAAATAGATGTAAAAAATGAAAAAACAATAAGAGAATATTTAACTAAAAAATATCCAAAATTTGGTTTTTATGGTGAAGAATCTGGGCAAACTGATAATGATAAAGATTTTAATTGGATAGTAGACCCGATAGACGGCACTACCAATTTTATACATGGCTACCCATTTTATTGTGTATCTATTGGTTTGGCATATAAGGATGTTCCTGTATTAGGAGTTATTTATAATCCTATAACAGATACAGTATATAAAGCACATATTAAATCAAAAGCATATAAAAATAAGAAAGTAATTAATGTAAGCAGTAATAACAAATTAATAGATTCTTTAATAATTACAGGTTTTTATTATAATACTAGTACCGATGATGATTTTCTAAATAATAGAATGATAGATTTTGCTAATATGGTAAAGAGGAGTTTAGCAGTTAGAAGAGATGGTTCTGCGGCATTAGATATATGTATGGTAGCAGAAGGTATTGCTGATGGTTTTTTTGAATATGGATTATCACCTTGGGATATATGTGCGGGTACTGTGATTTTGAAGCAGGCTGGCGGCATGGTAACAAATATTAATATGAAAGAATATAATATTTTTTCTAAAAAACAATATATTGCAAGTAATAAAAAAATTCATAAAGAAATGATAAAAGTACTTGAATAAGTTTTCAATAGATATAAAATATATATCAATATTTTTTAATATTTTTATAAGGAAAAATTTATGATAGAAGGTAAAAAAGGTAAAGTAATTCAAGTAGTAGGCTCAACATTAGATGCCGAATTTGAAGAAGGACATCTTCCTGCTATATTAAATGCTCTTTATATAGATAAAGAAGTAGAAGGAATAAAAAGACATATAGTCTGTGAAGTCCAGCAACATTTGGGAAGCGGAAGAGTAAGGGCTATAGCTTTAGAATCCACTGATGGTATATCTAGGGGAGATGATATAATAGATACAGGCAATCATATAATGGTTCCTGTAGGTAATGAAACTATAGGAAGAATATTTAACGTATTAGGTCAAACAGTAGATAAAGGTGAGCCTATAAAAGCAAAAGAACATAGGTCTATACATGCTGCACCGCCCAAATTTGAAAATTTAGAGCCTAAGCTTGAAATTTTTGAAACAGGTATTAAGGTAATAGATTTGCTTGCTCCATATATTAAAGGCGGTAAAACAGGTCTTTTTGGAGGTGCCGGAGTTGGTAAGACTGTTCTTATAATGGAGCTTATACATAATATTGCAAGCGAACATGGCGGATATTCTGTATTTGCAGGTGTTGGTGAAAGAACAAGAGAAGGTAATGATTTATGGTCTGAGATGAAAGAATCTGGGGTTATTAATAAAACTTGTCTTGTTTATGGTCAGATGAATGAGCCTCCTGGAGCAAGACTTAGAGTAGCTTTAACTGCTCTTACTATGGCTGAATATTTTAGAGATTCTGCTAATTTGGATGTGCTTTTATTTATAGATAATATATTTAGATTTACTCAGGCTGGAAGTGAGGTATCAGCATTACTTGGACGTATGCCTTCAGCAGTAGGTTATCAGCCTACACTTGCCACAGAAATGGGTGCTTTACAGGAGAGAATAACTTCTACTAAACATGGTTCTATTACTTCAATACAGGCGGTATATGTGCCTGCAGATGACTTAACAGACCCTGCGCCTGCTACAGCATTTACTCACCTTGATGCAACAACTGTATTATCGAGGGAAGTGAGTGAAAAAGGTATTTATCCGGCAGTAGACCCTCTCGCTTCAACAAGCAGAATATTAGACCCTATAGTGTTAGGTAAAGAACATTATGAAGTAGCTAGAAAAGTTCAGCATATATTACAAAGATATAAAGATTTACAAGATATTATTGCAATATTAGGTGCTGATGAGCTTTCTGAAGATGATAAATTAATTGTATCTCGTGCTAGAAAAATAGAGCAATTTTTAAGTCAGCCTTTCTTTGTGGCAGAACAATTTACTGGTCTTCAAGGAAGATATGTTAAATTAGAAGATACTATTAGAAGTTTTAAAGGTATTTGTAATGGCGATTATGATGACTTGCCAGATCAAGCTTTTAGATTGGTGGGTTCTATAGAGGAAGCTATTGCTAAAGCTAAAACTATAAATGCTTAAATATTAATACAGCCTTACCGATAATTAAAACAATAATAATACTTTAGGTTGATTTATGCTATTAAATAAAAAAGAAACTTCTAGAAAAAATAAATTAAAGTTCTATATACCTATACATTTTTTAATAGTTGCTACAGTATCTGTTGAATTATACTCTATACTATTAAGAACTATATATCAATTGGGCAGTTCTTTAAGAGGATATGTATATTTCTTTATTGTATTAATAGCATTAGGAACTTCTATAAGTTTATTTTTGGATTGTATAAAAGCTGAGAGAAAAAGCTCTGTTATGCTCGGAAGGCTGTATGTTATAAAAACCGGATTTGCTGTTGTATTGGTTGCTATAGTTTCATATACTATTTACTTAATAGAAGGAAGTATTAGTATTTTTGAGATTCTCAATATAAGACTCATAATGGTAATATTTCTTATAACTTTTTCTATGGGGCTTGCTTCTATTTCTTTTAACTTTTTGGTAGGACCTTTATATAGAAAAACAGGCTCTAAAGAATATTATTTGCCTATGAGCTATAGCTTAGGACCTATATTAATATCGGTAGTAATATTTATTATTACTTTAGTTAATGGTATGCATTATAGGGCTGAGTCTTATCACTATTCTGCTTCTAATGCTTCATTAAAAAGAGAATATGCTAATGATTTTGTAAATGAATTTTCAAGAAGAATAGATAAATATATCAATGCTGCTACTGCACTATCATACTACATAAATAATTATCCAAGAAATAATAATAATTTTAATGAAAATATAGATATAATCAATAATTATATAAAAAAACAATATGTAAATGATCCTGATATTATTTCTTTTGCTATATATTTTTCTAATTTAGATAAGATTGGAATGAATATAGATGATAATACCGCAAGAAATCTATATGTGGATTTTGGATATAAAGACAATAGTGTAACTAGGGTATATACAAATTATACTCCAAATATAGAAAGAACTAAATTAAATCTATTAACTAGTGAAACTAATTATTATATAAGCATTATAAAATATAATGATGCTTTTT from Brachyspira pilosicoli includes:
- a CDS encoding inositol monophosphatase, whose product is MPIFKKLSDEKKEEIKAKKEIEAKINKIPKSILNRCIKDAEYIAIKAGKYSLKFFSSPKMISHKGKTDLFTEIDVKNEKTIREYLTKKYPKFGFYGEESGQTDNDKDFNWIVDPIDGTTNFIHGYPFYCVSIGLAYKDVPVLGVIYNPITDTVYKAHIKSKAYKNKKVINVSSNNKLIDSLIITGFYYNTSTDDDFLNNRMIDFANMVKRSLAVRRDGSAALDICMVAEGIADGFFEYGLSPWDICAGTVILKQAGGMVTNINMKEYNIFSKKQYIASNKKIHKEMIKVLE
- a CDS encoding type I phosphomannose isomerase catalytic subunit; this encodes MYIFEFKEIGKESIWGGNTLVKSYSKPFDKDKNIGESWEICDLKNDKNIIANGEFKDKDISFVIEQLGEKLLGSNCQNNKDFPLLIKIIDARDKLSIQVHPDEEYANKKHNKHGKNEMWYIMEADENAKLLVGLKKGIDKNKLKGAIENKENIEDMFNYFDIKKGDAFYIPNGCIHAIMGNSLIAEIQTPSDVTYRLYDWNRVDKNGNSRELHIEDSFNVIKDIDAFQLKSKKENLLKKDNIEINNIFSNEYFKTDEYIIKDKYTSKTNNKTFEIMLVMEGNGTIESDENIVELKAGKTILLPAYLGEYNIYTEKGIKLLRVTV
- a CDS encoding ABC transporter ATP-binding protein, coding for MNIIELKDVHKSFGSQKVLNGVNLVVNKGETLSVIGNSGCGKSVLIKHLIGLLQPDSGSIIIDGNDINQISDNELTEVRKKFAMVFQGAALFDSLNVYENVSFGLRRIKKDMPESRIKIKVAEVLDMVGMPNIENKMPSELSGGMKKRVGLARAIAMDPEILLYDEPTTGLDPVMSRVIDDLIVKMQNILNVTSIVITHDMTSVFRMADRVVMLHKGQIIEGGDPDHLKEIENPHLKFFFMSSIAKKGEDIESIRPKD
- the atpD gene encoding F0F1 ATP synthase subunit beta: MIEGKKGKVIQVVGSTLDAEFEEGHLPAILNALYIDKEVEGIKRHIVCEVQQHLGSGRVRAIALESTDGISRGDDIIDTGNHIMVPVGNETIGRIFNVLGQTVDKGEPIKAKEHRSIHAAPPKFENLEPKLEIFETGIKVIDLLAPYIKGGKTGLFGGAGVGKTVLIMELIHNIASEHGGYSVFAGVGERTREGNDLWSEMKESGVINKTCLVYGQMNEPPGARLRVALTALTMAEYFRDSANLDVLLFIDNIFRFTQAGSEVSALLGRMPSAVGYQPTLATEMGALQERITSTKHGSITSIQAVYVPADDLTDPAPATAFTHLDATTVLSREVSEKGIYPAVDPLASTSRILDPIVLGKEHYEVARKVQHILQRYKDLQDIIAILGADELSEDDKLIVSRARKIEQFLSQPFFVAEQFTGLQGRYVKLEDTIRSFKGICNGDYDDLPDQAFRLVGSIEEAIAKAKTINA
- a CDS encoding MlaD family protein; protein product: MKNKVKLGIFFIVTLVLLIGAITVFGKFKLKGNGYRIYVDYVFIGDLLVNGKVSYRGGGINIGFIEDISINPDGTIRVTLFITDRKVILPEGTRFTIQTVGLGLGEKYIMATPPTITTSGLKSIEPGSIVQGVEPFSLESTLGSIGDIGKDLNFEQFSGILTNLSKTIMSITEIIGTNEKTITDVISNFNESLIHINSITKDLSSIINDVENGKGTAGIIMKDTNMQTNVAVIIDNMRIFSEKLRDNPSALLFRETRTNR